A window of the Oryza brachyantha chromosome 5, ObraRS2, whole genome shotgun sequence genome harbors these coding sequences:
- the LOC102720326 gene encoding SUN domain-containing protein 1-like: protein MSASAAAIPTTNTNGNHALSIDSHSSQDVRRRTVVAKKKASHELLADGGFNGTSSVDNITDKKDLSHTIRGESVLVKSKCLSEARKDAIALTAAADRRKKSAAKQERAKLEIALSVLMKLCLLISAVAWMGQLLWRWQNGGLSFTTLDMENRLSKVEGFKKTTKMLQVQLDVLDKKLGNEIDKTKRDIAKQFEDKGHKLETKMKALEGKTNKLDSSLAELRDMGFVSRKEFDGLVNQLKTKKGLDGTISDISLDDIRLFAKEIVEMEIERHAADGLQMVDYALASGGGKVVKHSEAFRKGNSLFSSSGAASQKMLEPSFGQPGECFALQGSSGYVEIKLRTGIIPEAVTLEHVDKSVAYDRSSAPKDFQVSGWYEGPEDNTDKESRAALGEFSYDLEKSNAQTFQLEITTYSGVVNMVRLDFSSNQGNSELTCIYRFRVHGKEPVSPNAAAVKA, encoded by the exons ATGTCAGCATCAGCTGCGGCGATTCCAACCACTAATACGAATGGGAACCATGCGTTGAGTATTGATTCACACTCCAGTCAAGATGTTAGGCGGCGGACAGTAGTTGCGAAGAAGAAAGCCTCACATGAGCTCCTTGCTGATGGTGGATTCAATGGTACCTCATCGGTTGATAACATCACTGACAAGAAGGATCTTAGTCATACTATCCGTGGAGAGTCAGTTCTTGTGAAATCAAAGTGTCTATCTGAGGCAAGAAAAGATGCAATTGCCTTGACAGCTGCTGCTGACCGTCGAAAGAAGAGTGCTGCTAAACAAGAAAGGGCAAAATTGGAAATCGCCTTAAGTGTGCTGATGAAACTTTGCCTTCTTATTTCAGCCGTCGCTTGGATGGGACAGCTGTTGTGGAGATGGCAAAATGGGGGTTTATCATTCACAACACTGGATATGGAGAACAGGTTGTCCAAGGTGGAAGGGTTCAAGAAGACGACCAAGATGCTTCAGGTGCAGCTGGACGTTTTAGATAAGAAGCTAGGAAATGAGATTGACAAAACAAAGAGGGACATTGCAAAGCAATTCGAGGACAAGGGTCATAAGCTTGAGACAAAGATGAAGGCACTAGAAGGCAAGACCAACAAATTGGATAGTTCACTTGCTGAACTCAGGGATATGGGTTTTGTTTCTAGGAAAGAATTTGATGGGCTTGTTAATCAGTTGAAGACAAAGAAGGGTTTGGATGGTACTATTAGTGATATAAGCTTAGATGATATTAGGTTATTTGCCAAGGAGATAGTTGAGATGGAGATAGAGAGGCATGCAGCAGATGGTCTTCAAATGGTGGATTATGCATTAGCATCTGGTGGGGGTAAAGTAGTTAAGCATTCGGAAGCTTTCAGGAAAGGTAACAGCCTTTTCTCTAGTAGTGGAGCAGCATCACAGAAAATGCTGGAACCAAGTTTTGGGCAGCCTGGAGAGTGCTTTGCACTACAAGGAAGTAGTGGTTATGTGGAGATCAAGCTAAGGACAGGAATAATTCCTGAGGCAGTCACTCTAGAGCATGTTGACAAG AGTGTAGCTTATGATCGATCTAGTGCTCCAAAGGATTTCCAGGTCAGTGGATGGTACGAAGGTCCAGAGGATAACACAGACAAGGAATCACGTGCAGCTCTAGGAGAGTTTTCTTATGACCTTGAGAAGAGCAATGCACAGACCTTCCAACTGGAGATAACCACGTATTCGGGAGTTGTCAACATGGTTCGGCTTGACTTCTCCTCAAACCAGGGAAATTCAGAACTGACATGCATCTATCGC